The following are encoded in a window of Aromatoleum petrolei genomic DNA:
- a CDS encoding CaiB/BaiF CoA transferase family protein: MAQNFSRFRVLDMTGELGPYAAKMFAGLGADVIHLEPPAGDPLRRVGPFFHNEPGMQASLPYLYYNAGKRGLALDLEKEAGREVFRWLCRDADLLIESCRPGLLDGLGLSWEVLHKDNARLVQTSITPFGRTGPMAAYPGSDLTCSALSGFLYLAGVDGDKPVRAPDNQAYRMAEAYAAVGSAIALFSAQRTGKGQVVDVACIEAEAMALENAAQFWDLEGKIRRGRGREAGSATLHPCADGYIALVAIMGRNKEMWIPFVRWMEAEGVEEWQAFDDDRWIDYAYRTSEAGYTTFCRVFERYTRTRSKAQLYEIGQRFNVAVTPVSDGQDLLANPQLMHRNFWQTQFNDTLGADITYPGAPYEFGELGWQLGRNAPRIGEHTREILTESGYTGFEIDKLVRVGAVYAEQC, from the coding sequence ATGGCACAGAACTTTTCGCGATTCAGGGTGCTGGACATGACCGGCGAACTTGGGCCTTACGCGGCCAAGATGTTTGCAGGGCTGGGTGCCGACGTGATCCACCTCGAGCCGCCCGCGGGCGACCCGCTGCGCCGCGTGGGTCCCTTTTTCCATAATGAACCGGGCATGCAGGCGAGCCTGCCGTACCTCTACTACAACGCGGGGAAACGGGGCCTCGCACTCGATCTCGAGAAGGAGGCGGGCCGCGAGGTTTTCCGCTGGCTGTGCCGCGACGCCGACCTGCTCATCGAAAGCTGCCGCCCGGGTTTGCTCGACGGGCTCGGCCTGTCATGGGAAGTGCTGCACAAGGACAACGCTCGCCTCGTGCAGACCTCGATCACCCCATTCGGGCGCACCGGGCCGATGGCCGCCTATCCCGGTTCGGACCTGACCTGTTCGGCGCTGAGCGGCTTCCTCTACCTCGCGGGGGTCGACGGCGACAAGCCGGTGCGTGCTCCCGACAATCAGGCGTACCGCATGGCCGAGGCGTATGCGGCCGTCGGTAGCGCGATTGCGCTCTTCAGCGCACAGCGCACGGGAAAGGGGCAGGTGGTCGATGTGGCCTGCATCGAGGCCGAGGCGATGGCGCTCGAGAACGCTGCGCAGTTCTGGGATCTGGAGGGCAAGATCCGGCGCGGGCGCGGGCGCGAAGCCGGCAGCGCGACGCTGCACCCATGTGCCGATGGCTACATCGCACTGGTTGCGATCATGGGGCGCAACAAGGAAATGTGGATCCCCTTCGTGCGCTGGATGGAAGCCGAAGGCGTCGAGGAGTGGCAGGCCTTCGACGACGACCGCTGGATCGATTACGCCTATCGCACTTCGGAGGCGGGTTACACGACCTTCTGCCGCGTCTTCGAGCGATACACGCGAACCCGCAGCAAAGCCCAGCTGTACGAGATCGGACAGCGCTTCAACGTCGCGGTGACGCCGGTGAGCGACGGACAGGATCTCCTCGCGAACCCGCAGTTGATGCATCGGAATTTCTGGCAGACGCAGTTCAACGACACGCTGGGAGCGGACATCACTTATCCCGGTGCGCCATACGAATTCGGCGAACTCGGGTGGCAACTGGGCCGCAATGCGCCGCGCATCGGCGAGCACACGCGGGAAATACTGACCGAATCCGGCTATACGGGATTCGAGATCGACAAACTCGTGCGGGTGGGAGCGGTATATGCCGAACAGTGTTGA
- a CDS encoding SDR family NAD(P)-dependent oxidoreductase: MGIQNRVALITGSASGMGKQTALRFAEQGAAVVINDIDAEKVGATVDEFGRMGHRVLGAVADISNKAAVDGMVQKVVDTFGRIDILVNNAGMERAGALRKLSEADWDITINVNLKGTFLCTQAVHGHMVENAHGRIVNIASRAWLGGAGQSPYSSAKAGVVGMTRSLAIELGRSGITVNCVAPGLIHTPMWDELPEKNQQFLLSRQPTGKLGDPDDIANTLLFLADDETGFVTGQVLYVCGGRSLFAG; this comes from the coding sequence ATGGGAATTCAGAACAGGGTCGCGCTGATCACCGGGTCGGCGAGCGGCATGGGGAAGCAGACTGCGCTGCGATTCGCGGAGCAGGGCGCAGCGGTCGTCATCAATGACATCGACGCGGAAAAAGTCGGCGCGACGGTCGACGAGTTCGGCCGGATGGGGCATCGCGTGCTGGGGGCCGTCGCCGACATCAGCAACAAGGCGGCGGTCGATGGCATGGTGCAGAAGGTGGTCGATACGTTCGGTCGCATCGACATCCTCGTCAATAACGCGGGGATGGAGCGGGCAGGCGCGTTGCGCAAGCTCAGCGAGGCGGACTGGGACATCACGATCAACGTCAACCTGAAGGGCACGTTTCTGTGCACCCAGGCGGTGCACGGCCACATGGTCGAGAACGCCCACGGACGCATCGTCAATATCGCGTCCCGCGCCTGGCTCGGCGGTGCCGGTCAGTCGCCGTACTCCTCTGCCAAGGCCGGTGTCGTCGGCATGACGCGGTCGCTCGCGATCGAGTTGGGCCGCTCCGGCATCACCGTCAATTGTGTGGCGCCAGGCCTCATCCATACCCCGATGTGGGACGAGTTGCCGGAGAAAAATCAGCAGTTCCTGCTGTCACGCCAGCCTACCGGCAAGCTTGGTGATCCCGACGATATTGCGAACACGCTGCTGTTCCTCGCGGACGACGAAACGGGATTCGTCACCGGACAGGTGCTGTACGTATGCGGCGGGCGGAGCCTGTTCGCAGGTTGA